One genomic segment of Trichoplusia ni isolate ovarian cell line Hi5 chromosome 5, tn1, whole genome shotgun sequence includes these proteins:
- the LOC113494492 gene encoding probable E3 ubiquitin-protein ligase HERC2 produces MTEETCDIDILRRALYCQIQRAEIRRNGYSMINSILHSSQTLSESVKYAALAGLLGACLSDAVPYVPLKPTIPLTHPLIGIESVIPYSKYMVLLERSKLMNYILIELKARVLEGEQTQTLPLKTSANCGAHALLNRPSRARFLITFLSLLIEGCQGPELEQLINGGALSSS; encoded by the exons ATGACTGAAGAAACCTGTGATATAGACATACTTAGAAGAGCGTTATATTGTCAG ATCCAAAGAGCTGAAATAAGACGAAACGGTTACTCAATGATAAACAGTATTCTGCACTCGTCTCAAACGTTATCTGAAAGCGTGAAATACGCCGCCCTGGCTGGTCTATTAGGCGCTTGTTTGTCAGACGCAGTACCATACGTGCCACTCAAACCCACTATACCTTTAACTCACCCGCTTATAGGGATAGAGTCTGTGATACCATACTCGAAGTACATGGTTCTATTAGAACGGTCTAAGTTGATGAATTACATACTGATAGAGTTGAAAGCGAGGGTTTTGGAAGGTGAACAGACTCAGACGTTGCCGCTGAAGACGAGTGCGAACTGCGGAGCCCATGcgttgttgaatagaccttcgAGAGCAAG ATTCTTGATAACTTTCCTATCACTTCTGATAGAAGGATGTCAAGGTCCCGAACTAGAGCAGCTTATAAACGGTGGCGCCCTCAGCTCGAGTTGA